The genomic stretch AGCCACAGGAACAGCATGGATGCGAGTTCATCGGACCAGACGAGCGGCGCGTGCAGCAGATAGCGGCTCGTCACACCAGCCAGCAGCACGGCGATTTCCGCGAGTACCAGCAAGGCAGCGGGAATCTCGACCAGATGGCCGAGGGCGGAGTCGAGCGCACAGGCGAACCGATGCTGCCGCTCGTGCGAATAGGAGATCGAGATCATCGCATTACCCCAGTTTTCCGACGGACTTCTCCAGCAGCCCCCACGCCTCGTCGCCGTATTTGGCTTTCCAGTCGTGATAGAAGCTCGTCTTGGCCAGCGCGCCACGGAAAGCGTCGCGGTCGACATCGATAAAGGTAATGCCCTTCTTTTTCAGGTCGTCGCGCAACGAGAGGCTGAGCTTGGCGATATCCGCGCGTTGCAGCATCGCGGCGTTTTCGAATTCACGCGTGACGATCGCACGGATGTCGGCCGGCAGGCGCTCCCACGCGGCGCGATTGCCAAGAATCCAGTAACCGTCCCACACGTGCGACGTGAGGCTGATGTACTTCTGCACTTCATAGAGCTTGGCCGTCGCGATGATCGGCAGCGGGTTTTCCTGACCCTCCACCACGCCGGTTTGCAACGCCGAATACAGCTCGTTGAAATTGATTGGCGCAGGGCCGGCGTCGAGCGCCTTGAACAGTGAGGTCAGCATCGGCGCTTGCGGCACGCGAATCTTGAAGCCTTTCAGATCGGCCGGCGCGCGCAACGCCTTGGTGGACGAGCTAATCTGCCGGAAGCCGTTGTCCCACACCTTGCTCACCGACACGATGCCCGACTTGCCGATCTGCGCGCGAATGTAGTTGCCGAGATCGCCGTCCATCGCCTTCCAGACCGCGTCGTAGTCCTTGAATGCGAAGCCGGTGTTGACGATGCCCGCGGCGGGCGTCAGTGTCGCCAGAATCGACGAGGCCTGGTTGAAGAACTCGACGCCGCCGTTGCGCACCTGCGAGAGCAGATCGGTGTCGGAGCCGAGCTGATTCTGCGGAAAGAGTTTGATGTCGAGGCGGCCCTTGGTCGCTTCGCGAATGTGATTGATCGCCTCTTGCGCACGGATGTTGACCGGATGCGTCGGGTCCTGGCCGGTCGCGAGCTTGTACGAAAACTCGGGGGCCGCCATCGCGCTTCGCGAGATGCTCCATAGCGGCGCGGCGGCTGACATGGCCGCACCGGCCTTCAGAAAGGTGCGGCGGCTGATGCCCTGCGGGGCGTTCGAACGGGTTGTCATGGTGTCTTCCTCCAATCCTGGATCGCGCGTCGTTATGGTTTTTTTTCGTATCTGAACCGCGGCGGCTGCACGTGTCGCTCGCCGCGGTCGTCTGCTCTCTACTACAAGGTCTCCATCGCCGCCGCCGGGCTCCCGTCGGACGGCCCGTCCTGCCGGACCAGGATTAGCCGTGAATCAGCATGCCGCCATTCACGTCGATCACCGCGCCGGTAATATACGACGACAGGTTCGACGCGAGGAACAGGAATGCGCCGGCCACATCGTCGGGTACACCCAGGCGATTGAGCGGAATGCCGGCGAGAATTTCGCCGCGCTTGTCGTCGCTGATCTTGCCTGCGTTGATGTCGGTCTGGATCAGACCGGGTGTCACGCAGTTCACGCGGATGCCGTCGTTGCCGAGTTCGCGGGCCATCGCCTTGGCGAGGCCCAGCACGCCCGCCTTCGCCGCCGAATAATGCGGGCCGCCGAGAATGCCGCCGCCGCGCTGCGCCGAGACCGACGACATGCAGCCGATCGAGCCGCTCTTCTGCTTCTTCATCTGCGGGACGACCGCTTGCGACAGATACAGCACACCGCGCAGATTGACGTCGAGGATACGGTCCCAGCTTTCCGGATCGATCTCGAGCAGCTTGGCGGCCTGAGTAATGCCGGCGTTGTTGATCAGGATATCGATCGATCCGAAATCGGCAACCGTGCGTTCGACAGCGGCCTGGCAGGCGCCACGGTCGGTCACGTTGCACACATAGCCACGATGTTCGGGCCCGATCGACGCAGCGGCTTCGACCGCGGCGGCTTCGTCCAGATCGAAGATGGCGATGCGTGCGCCATGCGCCGCGAACATCCGGGCGGTCGCCATGCCGATGCCGCGCGGCGACGCGCCGCCGGAAATGACGGCGACCTTGCCGTCGAGTAGACGTGACTCTGACATGATGCGTATCTCCTGAATATGAAGCTTATGGTTTGCCAGGTTGTTTGCTATCGGCTACTACTCGTGTTTGCCACGCCTGATGGGCGCTTGTCGGCCTTTACCGCAGCCAGCCTCTGATCGTGTCGCACATCGCCTCGGTGGAAATGCCGTAGCGGTCGTGCAAGGTCGGCAGCGCACCCGCGTCGAGAAACGCGTCGGGCAAGCCGATCTGACGGAACGGCGGCGTGACGCCATGGGTCAGCAGCACCGCCGCCACCGCTTCGCCCAGACCGCCGATCACTGTATGGTTCTCCGCCACCACCACAAGGCGGCCTGAGCGGCGCGCTTCGCGCAGCAGCGTGACGGTGTCGAGCGGCTTGATGGTCGGCACGTGCAGCACGCCCACGTCGACGCGATCCGCAGCCAACGCCTTGGCCGTTTCCAGCGCACGCATCGTCATGATCCCGGACGAAATGATCAGCACCTCGGCGCCATCGCGCAGCAGCTTCGCTTTGCCGAGCTCGAACTGATAATCGTATTCGTCGAGCACGACCGGCACGTTGCCGCGCAACAGCCGCGCATATACCGGGCCGCGATGCTCGGCGACGGCCGGCACCATCTGCTCGATTTCGATGGCGTCGCACGGGTCGATCACCGTGAGGTTCGGCATCGCGCGGAACAGGGCGAGGTCTTCCGCCGCCTGATGACTCGGGCCGTAGCCGGTGGTGAGGCCAGGCAGGGCGCAGACGATCTTGACGTCGAGGTTGTCCTCGGCAATCGCCTGATGGATGAAGTCATAAGCACGGCGCGCGGCGAACACGGCGTACGTGGTGACGAACGGCTGCGCGCCTTCGTGCGCCATGCCGGCCGCGGCACCCATCAATAGTTGTTCGGCCATGCCCATCTGGTAGTAGCGCCCGGGATATTCCTTCGCGAACAGATGCAAGTCGGTGTACTTGCCGAGGTCGGCAGTCATGCCGACCACTTCGGGCCGGTTGCGTGCCAGTTCGACCAATGCGTGGCCGAATGGCGCGGAACGCGTGATCTGCCCTTCTCCGGCGATCGATGCGATCATCGCCGACGTCTTCAAACGCGGTTTCGGTGCGGCGGCGCTCATGCTTTTCTCCCGGCTTCCAGCGCCTGCAGCGCGAGTTGCCACTCGTGCGCATCGACGCGGATAAAGTGATTTTTCTCACGCGCTTCGAGGAACGGCACGCCGCAACCCATCCGCGTATCGCAGACGATGATTCGCGGTTGCGCTTCTGGATGCGCCAGCGCCGCATCGAACGCGGCGACGACGGCCGCGAGATCGTTGCCGTCCACGCGCTGCACAAACCAGCCGAACGCCTGGAGCTTCTCGACCAGCGGCTCGAACGCCATGACGCTCGACGACGGGCCGTCGGCCTGCTGGTTATTGACGTCGACCATCGCGATCAGATTGTCGAGCTTCCAGTGGGCCGCGGACATCAGGCCTTCCCAGATTGCGCCTTCATCGAGTTCGCCGTCGGAGAACAGGGTGTAGACGCGGGCATCCGAGCCCTTGCGCTTCAGACCCAGGCAGCGGCCGACCGCAATCGTCAGCCCTTGCCCGAGCGAGCCGCCGGACATTTCCATGCCGGGCGTATAACTGGCCATGCCGGACATCGGCAGACGGCTGTCGTCGCTGCCGTAGGTTTCCAGTTCTTCGTCGGCGATGATGCGGGCCTCGATCAGCGCGGCGTACAGCGCGATGGCGTAGTGGCCGTTCGATAGCAGAAAGCGGTCGCGGCCTTCCCATTCGGGGTCGTCGGCGTGATAGCGCATGGCGCGGAAGTAGGCGACGGCCAGGACATCGGCGATATCGAGCGCCTGGCCGATATAGCCCTGCCCCTGCACTTCACCCATGCGCAGCGCGTTGCGGCGAATCTGATAGGCGTGCTCCGCGAGCTGGGGGTACGGCGCGGTTTCGCTAGTGGTCACTGATTGTCTCCTTGAGGATCGCTTTGCAGGGGCCGCTGTGATGCCGATCCCAGTGAGTCAAGCGTAATCTCGCGCTCACACGCGCTCAAACGAATTAAGATGGGTCAATGGATGAATTCAATTCACGTTGATGCTGCCATGCACAATCGCTTCACCTTCAAGTCGATACAGGCATTCGAAGCCGCCGCACGGCTCTCGTCGTTTGCGCTCGCAGCAGACGAACTGTTTGTCACGCCCTCCGCCGTCAGCCACCAAATCAAGCTGCTCGAAGAGCAATTGAGCATTCGTCTGTTCCATCGGCTGCACCGCACCGTGATCCTGACGGACAATGGAAGGCAATACGCTGAGGAAATCACCGCGGCGTTCGCGCGGATCGACTCAGCCACCCGCGAGATCGGGCGGGCCGCCAAGAGCGACATCCTCACAATCCATTGCACGCCCAGCTTTGCGACTCAATGGCTGATGCCGCGCATCGCGCGCTTCAGCGCGGCGCATCCGGATATCGATGTGCGTTTGAATGCGTCGTCAGAGGCGGTGAATCTGATCTCGGAAGCGGTCGATATCGACATTCGCTACGGCCCGAGAAAGCTGCAGCCGGCCGGTACGATGGTGCTCGAATTGCCGCCCGAGACGATCGTGCCGCTGTGTTCGCCGGTGCTCATGGCGGGCGAGCATCCGCTGCGCAGCGTGGCGGATTTGCAGCAGCATCCGCTGATTCATAGCGAGGGGTGTCTGGTGAGCTGGCGTGACTGGATGCGTTTGCATCGCAAAACGCGGCTCGACATCGGACGCGGTCCGCGCTTCGATCGCTCGTTCATGGCGATCAGCGCGGCGGTCGACGGCCTGGGCGTCTGCCTTGAAAGCCTGCTTCTGGCGCAACGCGAACTGGAAACGGGCCGGCTGGTGGCACCGTTCGGCGTCGAAGGGCTCACCGTGCGCGGCTATACGCTCAACCTGCTGAAATCTCGCGCCGAATTGCCGAAGCTGCACAGCTTTCAGGATTGGCTATTTGCGGA from Paraburkholderia phytofirmans OLGA172 encodes the following:
- a CDS encoding SDR family NAD(P)-dependent oxidoreductase, with amino-acid sequence MSESRLLDGKVAVISGGASPRGIGMATARMFAAHGARIAIFDLDEAAAVEAAASIGPEHRGYVCNVTDRGACQAAVERTVADFGSIDILINNAGITQAAKLLEIDPESWDRILDVNLRGVLYLSQAVVPQMKKQKSGSIGCMSSVSAQRGGGILGGPHYSAAKAGVLGLAKAMARELGNDGIRVNCVTPGLIQTDINAGKISDDKRGEILAGIPLNRLGVPDDVAGAFLFLASNLSSYITGAVIDVNGGMLIHG
- the gcvA gene encoding transcriptional regulator GcvA, giving the protein MNSIHVDAAMHNRFTFKSIQAFEAAARLSSFALAADELFVTPSAVSHQIKLLEEQLSIRLFHRLHRTVILTDNGRQYAEEITAAFARIDSATREIGRAAKSDILTIHCTPSFATQWLMPRIARFSAAHPDIDVRLNASSEAVNLISEAVDIDIRYGPRKLQPAGTMVLELPPETIVPLCSPVLMAGEHPLRSVADLQQHPLIHSEGCLVSWRDWMRLHRKTRLDIGRGPRFDRSFMAISAAVDGLGVCLESLLLAQRELETGRLVAPFGVEGLTVRGYTLNLLKSRAELPKLHSFQDWLFAELEK
- a CDS encoding transketolase is translated as MTTSETAPYPQLAEHAYQIRRNALRMGEVQGQGYIGQALDIADVLAVAYFRAMRYHADDPEWEGRDRFLLSNGHYAIALYAALIEARIIADEELETYGSDDSRLPMSGMASYTPGMEMSGGSLGQGLTIAVGRCLGLKRKGSDARVYTLFSDGELDEGAIWEGLMSAAHWKLDNLIAMVDVNNQQADGPSSSVMAFEPLVEKLQAFGWFVQRVDGNDLAAVVAAFDAALAHPEAQPRIIVCDTRMGCGVPFLEAREKNHFIRVDAHEWQLALQALEAGRKA
- a CDS encoding transketolase family protein; the encoded protein is MSAAAPKPRLKTSAMIASIAGEGQITRSAPFGHALVELARNRPEVVGMTADLGKYTDLHLFAKEYPGRYYQMGMAEQLLMGAAAGMAHEGAQPFVTTYAVFAARRAYDFIHQAIAEDNLDVKIVCALPGLTTGYGPSHQAAEDLALFRAMPNLTVIDPCDAIEIEQMVPAVAEHRGPVYARLLRGNVPVVLDEYDYQFELGKAKLLRDGAEVLIISSGIMTMRALETAKALAADRVDVGVLHVPTIKPLDTVTLLREARRSGRLVVVAENHTVIGGLGEAVAAVLLTHGVTPPFRQIGLPDAFLDAGALPTLHDRYGISTEAMCDTIRGWLR
- a CDS encoding TRAP transporter substrate-binding protein, whose amino-acid sequence is MTTRSNAPQGISRRTFLKAGAAMSAAAPLWSISRSAMAAPEFSYKLATGQDPTHPVNIRAQEAINHIREATKGRLDIKLFPQNQLGSDTDLLSQVRNGGVEFFNQASSILATLTPAAGIVNTGFAFKDYDAVWKAMDGDLGNYIRAQIGKSGIVSVSKVWDNGFRQISSSTKALRAPADLKGFKIRVPQAPMLTSLFKALDAGPAPINFNELYSALQTGVVEGQENPLPIIATAKLYEVQKYISLTSHVWDGYWILGNRAAWERLPADIRAIVTREFENAAMLQRADIAKLSLSLRDDLKKKGITFIDVDRDAFRGALAKTSFYHDWKAKYGDEAWGLLEKSVGKLG